A window of Cynocephalus volans isolate mCynVol1 chromosome 3, mCynVol1.pri, whole genome shotgun sequence genomic DNA:
TGTACTTCCACTGGCGGACGATCTTGTGGATGGTGGGGGCAAAGCCAATGAATCCTGGGGGGGCGGGGAGGTGTTGACCCCAAGACTCCTAGGTACCACAggcctgtcccctctccctctccagccCTCCGGTACCTGGAATAGTCCATGCCCACTGCTCTTGGCCCCTCTGCCTTGGGCACTCTGCCACTCACCACCAGAGTTGAGGAAGCGCTTCCCCGTGCCCACCTCAGGGTACTGCTCCGCCAGCCCCCACTCGGGCCAGCAGAAGCCCTCTGCAGAGAAGAGCAGATGGCTGCCACTCTGGACAAACTTCTTCAGCAGCTCTGAGGGGCTTCCAGCCAGAATCACATCGTAGCTGGGCAAGGAAGGGGAGGATAAGCAGAAGGCCACTAGGAACCTCAGCATCTTTATCCCTCGTCAtgttctccctctcctttctccccatctCCAGCCCCTTTACCTGTCCACAAACATGATGACCATATCTTCCCGGCCTgcatatttctccatttctttcttcagcCACCTGACCTTCTGGCCTCCACCAACTGTTCGAGCCACATCGCCCCCTCGCCACTCCTCTCCCAGTCCCAGTGTCTGTGGGGGACACCCACCATGCCGGGGAGGAACTCAGCCGGccagggtgtgtgggggggtctcCTGACCGGGCTTACCATGGGGACCCAGGCATCTAGCCCTCAGCCCAGTCCTCCTGCTGGAACTCGCTCCCAGGGGACCTGAAGGCCTGCCCTCTCCTCACCCGCACAGTGTAGTTGAAGAACTCGGCAGACTGCAGAAAACGCCGATATCCCTCCGTCTCGGCTGTGGCCACGGTGATTACCAGCAACTTCTCTGTCACCAGCGGGGAATTGACACTCGGGACCCACCCACCCAGCTCCACGTGCCCCACGTGCTTCGCTCTCCGAAGGCCCCTTCTGCTCTCTATGACTCTACTACTgtccctttcctcttctttcccattCTCTCTGAAACTCTTCATCTCAGTGAGAGAGAGGTGGGAGTGACATCTAAGGATTTGGGGTCAGTTCGCATGGGGAGGCTGGAAACCCCAGTTCAGGGTAGGGAGTTGGAGAGGGGCCGCATGATTTGGCCCCAAGGAGCGCGCTGGGCGGAGGAGAAGCCGGTCACCTCCTTGAGCCCCCGACCCACTCCCTGGCCCGACTGGCAGACACGTCAGCTGGGCGACCACTCGGCCCGGCCGGCCCTCCCCGGTTCTCACCTGGGTTGACAGGGTTGCTGCTCCGGGGCCGGTCTGTGGCCGACGCCACAGGCGGCGGcggcagtagcagcagcagcagcagcaggagccggGGTCCCGGGCCGGAGGAGGCCATGACGGGGAGCTGGCCGAGGCAGCACACAGGCCCGCACGGGGCTCCGCTGCGCGCCTGGATCCCAACTGCGGATAGGGGCTGTGAGAGAGTGGGCCCGGGCGGCACAGCCGCCCGGGATGAGGAGGAGCAGTGCTGGGGCTCCGCCCTGGAAAATCGGCGTAACTGGAGGCTACAGAAAACTCGAGACGCCGGCGCCGCACACAAGGCAAGGATTGTCCCGGGGCCCGGGCGCGCGTGCGGTGCAGAGTGGGCGGAGGGGGGGCCCGGCCGGGGGCGGGGGCTCCCGCCGGCGAGCGGAAGACCCGGAATTTGGTCGGAGACAGCCGGGCCCGCCGTCCGCTTGACACACGAGGAAACTGAAACCCGGAGAGGGGAAGTGACCCCTGGCGGAGGGTCCGGCAGGCCGCGGAGGCGGTTCCTTGCCGCCGCCCTGCCCGGAGCAGCGGGGCGGAAGACTGGGAGAGCTAGGCGGCTGAGCAGCGCGGAGTGCAGACGACTGGAGGAGCGGGGGCGGCAGGGAGGGAGAAGGCCGACGAGGGAGCTGGGGATTGGGCTTTCTGCAGAGGTTCACCGGGGACCTTTCGGCTTGCCCACTGAAGCCCGCCCCTTTCTTCTGCATTCCGGCCCACCACCTCTACAGACCCGGGGAGAAGCTCCAGGGGCTGCATTTGTGATGATGACATCTCCAGAGGACCGAAGGAAAATTACGTCTCTCAAAAGACCACCGGCATCCCCTCTTTAGAATGACCCATTTCGGGGATCCCACTGAATTTACACAACCACACTGAAGCCGGAAATAGTTTTGCCCCTATAAAATATGGCGGAAAGCTTTCTTGTCTCCAAGGGAACATCGCGTCAGGAGTCCAAGCGGAGGGGGATCATTCTGCGCACGTGCAGAAGCACACGCTACCGGAAGTGGTGGTGCCCTTACCAAAGCCGCCGGTTTGGCACGCGTGCGCAGTAGGCTTTTCCGGAAGCTGTATTGTGCAAATGGTGGAGAAGAAGACTTCGGGTATGTCAGTCCCCGGCGGTTAgctcccttcctcttctcagaTCCAACCTGGCCTAGGATTTCCTCATTGAACTACTTGGGTCAAATCTCTTCCCCGGCCCTCGGGTTCTGGCGTTGGGCAGCCCCCCAAACCGTTTATTCACGTATTATTGATGCCTGCTCCAAGCCGGGCGCTGGGGATGGAGAGGAGAAAGATCCCTATTATCCCAAACTGGCTttcggggggcggggggcgctCAGATACGCAGACCTACTATTGCGTTTTCAGGGTGATACTTGCTATGGCGGAGGGAGGCACAGCGACTGGGCGCAGGGGGGAGTGGCACCTAACCCATCTTCTGGGAAAGAGGGGACCGGGAAGGCTTGGGGGTGAAACCCCGAAACACTTGAATTGAGTCTTGAAAGTCGAGTTACGGTTTCGCCCAGTGGAGGTGCGCGGGAACTCCTTCTCAGCAGCAGAGACCTCATGTGCAAAGGctggaaagaaaaagcaagtcGCTTAGGAAGCCAAGTTCACAGTTGGGAGCTTGAGGAGGACTAGTAATAGAGGCTGGAGGGCTGGGAAAAGGTTACATTTTAAAGTCATTAGTATACACTGCCGAGGAGTTTGAACTCTATGGAGAGGCAATGGACAGCCACCAAAGGCTTTTAAGGGAGGGCGGTGACCGAAGCAAATTTACCTTTGAGAGAGGCAGTTCTGGCTTCAGTGCGGAGGATGGATTGGAGGGACTAGAACAgagctgtccagtagaactttctggaATGATGGGAATGTTTTTTAATCTGTACTGTTCAATATAGGGTattagccacatgtagctattgaggcgcttgaaatgtggctagtgcaactgaagaactgaagttcaaattttattgaatcataattagtctaaatttaaatttaagtaaccacatgtggctagtagctacctATGTAGCTACCTAGTAGCACATGTCTGGAGGATGGAAGGCCAGTTAGGATGCTACTGAGTAGTCCAAAGAAAAAGGGATGAGGGTTGGAACACTCTGCCAGATCGATTTTCAACAAATCCAGTCATGTCACTCCTTTCTTAAAACCCCTCACCAGATCTCTGTCACTCTCGCCATAAAATCCACAAATCCAGTTTCCTTTAGATACTTAAGGTAAGACTCTGAATGATCTGCCTGCCTTCATCTCCCCCTGCTCCCTACCTCCCAATACTTTATACATCAGCCGTATCGGATTGTCTCACAACAGGCCTTCTTTTATACTGACACCAAGGCCTGAAacactctcctccctccccaaacCTTAGTCTATTTATTAGTTAGGCCTTGACCTAGACTTACCTTCTTCTGGGAAATCTTCTCTGACACCCCAAGACCAGGTTAGGTGTTTCTGTTTTGTGCTCTGTAGCATTTTGCACCTCCCTGTCCATATCATATACTGTGCTGTGCTctgcttgtttttttaatcatttgtgtTCCTTGCTAAACTCCAATCTCCTGCATTCCCAGAACCTAGGGCACCACCTCGCACTTGGAAGGGAGGCAGTAGAATGCAGTGATCAAGACAATGTTTTTTGATGTTGAGCAgttctgggtttgaattctgacctggccacttactagctgtgcaaaCACTGGACACATTTCTTAACCTCTGAATGTTAGCAAACTGATGATAATgatacctatctcatagggtttttgtgcagactatatgattcaatttatgCAAAGAACTTAGTATAGTGTCTGGCTCATAGTAAATGCTCAGCAAATATtagctgctggtgctgctgctattattattatggttaacaggcattcaataaagatttgtttaatgaatatatatatatatatatatatatatatatatatattctttttttgatGGCTAGCTGGTATggagattcaaacccttgaccttggtgttataacaccacgcactaaccaactgagctaactggcaagctgAATAGAGATATTTTGTGTAAAATGATCAGAATCTGGTGAACAGTTGATACAGTAATGAAGAAAGAGGCTTGAAGTACCTCCTACGTTTCTGGTTTGGATGTCTGTGTAGATGGTTCCATTCACTTAGAGAGAGTCTGTGGGAGAAGCAGACTTAGATgggaagattttttattttgagttgtGGCATGAATGGGGTCAGCAGGTGATTTCCTGCAGCAGTTGCATAGCCAGTTCTGGAGCTCAGGAAAGGGCTCTGGATTGAGAGAACCTGGGTGATAGAGCCCTGTGTTTGGATTAGAAATGCCAGAAAGAGTATATGGACCGAGGGAGAGATGAGAGACAGCCACAGTTGGCTCAGAGCCAGGGAGAGCAGCAAAGATAGGAGACTGAGAAGTGCTGCCAGATATGGGAAGGAAAACTGGAGTCATGTCAAGGAAGTTAACAGGATTCTTTCAACCCGAGGAAGGTAGTCAGCACAGTCACAGGTTGTAGAGAGCTCAAGTCAAAGGAGGATTCTAGAAATGCACACTGGGTTTGGCCCTAGGAGGTGACTGGTGTCCTGAGTGTGGGTGGTTCCCTTTGAATGGTCAGACAGGAGCCATATTGCTGGGGGTTGAGGAGTGGATGGGAGGTGAGAACATGAAACATCACTTGGCCCACTCTCAAAGAATAGTAGCTGTGAAGTTGCTAGTCGGGTGAGAGTTTAGCAGATTTTTCTACAGAAGGGAAAGCACGAGTTGAGGAGGGGGGGTTAAAGCTGCAAGAGGGAGGGGATGGACTCAAGTTGAAAGTGAGGGGTTGGATTTAGCGGTGGGGCTTGAGGGAGGGGGTGCATCCACTTGGAATGGAGGGAAGATAGGTGCCCAGCTATTATGTTGGAGGGTGGGCTGAAAGATGAACATGTCTGTGTGTAGGTGGCTCCTGTTTCCTTTGACGTAGGAAATGAGATTGCTGAGCATCTCATAACACACTCTTCTGAAGGCAGAATATGTTGTGGTCCCAGTTGATCCTGGAAGCCTTGAATGTATAGTTGCCTCCGTCGGCATGGTTGTGTGATTTCTGCCAGCATTGAGAGGTCTCCAGGAGGGGTTTCATTGGCTGGGTCTGGAATTGGGAGGAAGGGCTGGGCACAAAGGACTGGAAAACAGGCGTGAGTGACTGATATTGTCTTCATTAGCTGAGAAGGAAGCCAGGCCAGAGGGGCTGATATACTGGGTGAAGATATGGGGGGCCAAGGGCTCAGTGACTCAGATGAGATCAGAGAACTGGGCTTTCCTCCCCTGGGCATCTTCCACACACTGCCCAGAggcaagccccccccccccagcttctcTCTTTTCTGTGCCCCCATAACTCTTCTTGCCCTGCCCCATCTAGTTCGCTCTCAGGATCCCGGACAGCGGCGGGTGCTGGACCGGGCAGCCCGGCAGCGCCGCATCAATAGGCAGCTCGAGGCCTTGGAGAATGACAACTTCCAGGACGACCCCCATGCTGGACTTCCTCAGCTCGGCAAGAGGCTGCCTCAGTTTGATGATGATGCAGACACCGGTGAGGcaggtggaggggagagggagggactTGGTGGGCGAGACAAGgctgaaggaaggagaagagtCTGTCCAGGTCAGGGCTATGGAAGGACATTGGGCTGGGAGGCAGATGGCCCGGGAGCTCCTTCTGCCTCTGCCAGCGACTGGCTCCTGTGGCTGTGGGCAGCCACTCtcccctttctgtgcctcagtttcctctcgtGTGTACAATAAAGATGGAGTAGATCAGCACTGACAGAAAGCCTTAGATTTAGGGGGTATGGAGATGAACGTAGGCTGGGATTGGAGAAGCGGGTTTGAAAGGAGAAGGTGGTAGAGAGGGGCTGATTTAAAAGCCAGGTGGGTATGTGGGCAAGTTCTGGAGGTGTGGGTGTCAGGAGTGATGAGCTAGAGAGAGATGGTGTCTTTCTTGGCAAGTGTCAAATGACTAATTACACTTGACCcctaggaaagaaaaagaagaaaactcgaGGGGATCATTTTAAACTTCGCTTCCGAAAAAACTTCCAGGCCTTGCTGGAGGAGCAGGTGAGAGGGACCTGGCCTGGGAGGACCCCCCAAGGAAGGCATGAGCCTGTGGAGGTCCTGGTCCCTCGTGGGTGTTTGCCACTTGGGTGGGCAGAGGAGTCCTGGAGCCTACCCCTCTTGTTTCTGCAGAACCTGAGTGTGGCTGAGGGCCCCAACTACTTGACAGCCTGTGCTGGGCCCCCCTCCCGGCCCCAGCGCCCTTTCTGTGCTGTGTGTGGCTTCCCCTCCCCATACACCTGTGTCAGCTGTGGTGCGCGGTACTGTACTGTGCGCTGTCTGGGCACCCACCAGGAGACCAGGTGAGCATGGGACCTCACCTGGTCCACGCCTACCCATTCATACTCCCACAGCCTCACCAGACCTCTCTACTCACCCTGGGCTTCCTCTTTGTCTGCAGGTGTCTGAAGTGGACCGTGTGAGCCTGGGCTTCCCTGGAGATGAAGTGTCTCCACCCGGCCTCCAAAAAGCCTCACCAAAAGGAGTGAGGCTCCCCCTAAAGCCACTCACTCACCCACCAAAACTGAGTTTCACCTGCCAGGGAAGCTCAGTCTTACTTCCAGAGACTGTCTGGCAAGAGGTGGGCTGAGCCCACAGAGTGCTGTAATAAAAGGCCTACTGCCAGGATCCTGCCTGTTTGGTTGTGGGAGGTTTGGGGGTGAGTGTGATGGTCACCTGTCTCCTCCTCACTGCTCTGTCTCCCTTCCTCTCACCTACCATTCACCCCTTCTTTGTCCCTGATCCTAAGAGATTTTGTCCCTTTCTCCTGCCACCCCCACATCTCTGCCTTTCTTAGCTGCTCTTTATGTCTTGTTTTGGTTattgatttattgtttgtttttgcttttttcccccctctggttCCTGTGAGTATTTTCAAAGTACAGCTAGGTTCCAGGGCTGAGTGACAGGAAGTGGCATGAGGGCTGGGGATTGGGGGCAGAATGAGCCAATCCCCTCTGTGTCACCTGGTACTTAACAAGGAAAGAGGTTGGGCCCTTGTCCTTGGTGCCACCAGTATGAGGGAGCAGCTGTCCTTAGGAAGCCCCTGTTATTAGGGGCTGCGGTGTGGGAAATGATTAGCAGCACAGAAAACCCAGGGTTTTCTGGGAAGCATGATGTAGTGGCTCCTATTCTTAGTGGCCCTGGATGCTGTGGCTTGGGTGGTAGCAGAGCTTTTCACACCCACGTCTTATCTAAGTGCATTGCACACTTACACTT
This region includes:
- the ZNHIT1 gene encoding zinc finger HIT domain-containing protein 1 — translated: MVEKKTSVRSQDPGQRRVLDRAARQRRINRQLEALENDNFQDDPHAGLPQLGKRLPQFDDDADTGKKKKKTRGDHFKLRFRKNFQALLEEQNLSVAEGPNYLTACAGPPSRPQRPFCAVCGFPSPYTCVSCGARYCTVRCLGTHQETRCLKWTV